In the Clostridium gelidum genome, AGCAAATGCAGAATGGAATTAAGTTATTAGAAGAGGAAGTTATTAGTTCTAATTATACGTATGCACTATATAATTTATTAATTTATAATTATAACGGGGCATATAATTATTTAAAAAGAATATATACATTATTATTCGATACCAAAAATTTCCATTACAAAACCATAATATGTAATTATTATGAGCTTATGATATATAAGTGTAAAAATGAAGATGATATAAAAATTGTATATGCTAAATTAAATGACAAAATTAAAAAATTAGAAGATGTAGATACTGAAAGTGAAATTAGAATAAGTACAATTAGGCGAATTCTATTATTTGGATATAAAAATTTTGCAAAAGAACTATTTTTAAAGCTTAAAGGATATCCAAAGGATTATAATGTGGAAGGAATGTATATATATCTAGAATTCAATTTTAGAAATAAAAGCCATTCTAATTTTTTGATAAATAAAGCGTTAAGAATATGTGCATTTATAAATAATAAAGAAATTAAAGCAGATCTATACACTATGATTGGGAAAAAATATAGTGAACTTAAATGTAATGAACTCGCAATTAATTATTATTATGAATCTATAGCTTTGCATATAGATACTATTAATTTATTATCAGAAAATGATAAATTATCATATGTAAACAATAGTGAATTTCTAAAAACTCGAAAGTTATTTATAAAATGCTTAAATAATGACTTAAACATTAATATTGAATTAAAAAAGATTGAATTGGTGAAAAAAAATGAAGAAATAAATGATATTTTAAATGAATTAGATTTAATAAACATATTAGGCAATGAATCTATTTTCAATGTAATGCAAAATTTATACGAGAAATGTTATTATAATGATTTAAGTGACATATACAAAGTATTCGAGAGATTTTCCAGCGACACTATAAGTGATATAGAAAATGTAATGAAATATATGGCAAGATTAACACTTGCAGATAAGGCCATGATTGTTATCGAAAATAATGAAGGGGGAAATGAGGTTATATGCACATATAGGATTAGTGATAAAAATGAGATAAATAGATATTTTTCATTAAAATTAGATTCAGAAGAAGATATATTTTTCATTTGCAATAATGATTCAAGACTTTATCAATTAGATGATACTGTGTTAAAGGATGGAATAAAAGCTTGCATGTATATGAAAATTATAAATAGAGAAAAAGACATAAATAGTAGTGCTCGAATTAATGCAAGATTAATTTTAATTTCTAATAATGCAGTGAATTATATAAATGCTAAATCTAAAAAAACAATAGAGATGTTTAAGCCCTTTTTAACTTTCTTATTAGAAAAGCACAACCTTACTATAAGTTCTACATTAGATAAGCTTACAGGAGTATATAATAGAAAATATTTTGAAGAGGCTTTGCTTTTCTTGTTAGATAGTGCAAGACTAGAAAAAAGTGAATTTGCTGTAATAATGTTTGATATTGATGATTTTAAAGGCGTAAATGATAAATATGGGCATCAAACAGGTGATGAAGTTCTAGTTAAGTTAACAAAGGAAGTAAAAAAGTGCATAGGTAAGGGAGATATCATTGGAAGATATGGAGGCGAAGAATTTATAGTACTTTTACCAAATGTAAATAAAAAAAGGGCTATGAATATGGCAGAAAAAATTAGAATGAATATTGATAATGCTAAAATTTTAGGAGATAAAAGGAAAGTTACCATAAGTATTGGTATAGCAATGAGTGCTCATGAATTATTAAATAATGAAGAAATAATAGAAAGAGCAGATCAAGCTTTATATAAAGCAAAGCATGAAGGAAAAAATAGATCTATTTTTTGGGAGAAAGATTATGGAATAAGCACTAATAGTAATAATGATTTAACTGGAGTTTTATCAGGAAGTGCAACAAAAGATTATAATTTAGCATCAATTCTAAAGGAGGTTGCTAATATAATTAAATATAAAGATAAAAAAGAACAAAAAATCTATAAATTTATTTTAAAAGTTATGCAGGTTATTGAATGTGAAACAGCTACAGTATTTATTGTAAAAGATAAAAAAATAATTAACGTGTATAGCAAGCAAAGAACAAAGGAGGGTTGGTATGTAGCTGAAAAATTCAACTTTAAATTAATTTATAGTACCATTGAAGAGGAAAAGGGAAGATACTTAATTGATTGGGAAATTATGGATAGTTATAATCATTATGGTATACCTGATTGGAGATCTGTTTGTATAACACCAATAATATGCAATGGTGAAATTTTAGCTGTACTATATCTATCTGTTTCAGTAAATAAAAAAGAGTTTACCTGTAATGATTATAATTTATTAAATTGTTTTGCAGAAATAGGTATTCCAATCTTTTTTTAGAATAATAAAATCATAATCACATAAAAGTTTTTTCTTCATATTATATAGAGAAAAAGTTTAATGAAGAGGAATTTTTTATGGATGCTAATATTTCTAAAGCTGACAATAAATATATAGATAATGTTAAAGCCCCAATATCGGAAGAAGATAATAAAGCTCAGAATGGAGAAATTATAGTTACATCAGTCTTGGAATGCTCAGAAAATGAATATTTGCAAGGTGTAAAGATTAATTTATATAAAATAAATGGATTATCTCCAGTTCTTGTAACATCTAAAATAACAGATCAAGATGGGAAAGCTATTTTTTCAGAAGTTGAAGAAGGCTGTTATAGAATAATCGAAGTTATAGATAAAAGACATTTTGAAAAACCTAAGTATATAAATTGGAATGAGATAATAATTGATAGTGTTAATAGAAATCAGAGACTAATGATAGTCAATAAAATTAAAAGATTTGTATCACAAAATAAACATAAGAATTGTATATAAAATAAGAAGGGGGCTGTTGCAAAACTAACGTAGTTAGTTTTGTGGCAGCTCATTTTTTTATAAAAAAAATAAAAAATGTGAATTCAAAAGAATTCACATTTTTAGTATAATTAAATTATGTTAAAAACCAAATTATACAATTAAAATTATAATCAATTTAATGATAATTATCAACTTATATTACCATTAAATTTAGAAAACTTAATACCAGAAGATGATTCAGTCCGCTTGCTAAGCCATATATTGGAGGGATTAAATTATACAAAGTTGTATCAGGCGTACTCTTCCGTTGGAAGAAAACCGGCAGTGGAACCAAAAATCATGTTCAAAATAGTATCGTATGCTTATTCTCAAAATGTTTATTCTAGTAGAAAAATAGAGAAAGCATGCAAAAGAGATATAAATTTCAAGTGGCTACTTCAAGGCTATAAAGCACCTGATCATGCTACCATTAGTAGATTCCGTAAAGAATATCTTTCAAATGAAGTAATTGAAGATTTATTTTATCAACAAGTTAAATATCTAGCAGGTCAAAATGAAATATTATTTGAAAATGTATTTATTGATGGTACTAAAATCGAAGCGAATGCCAATCGTTATACTTTTGTTTGGAAGAAATCCATTTATAAAAATGAGACAAAAATGTTTGATAAGATTCTTACTCTTGCTGAAAATATCAATCTTGAAGAATCGAGAGACTTTATTGCTAAAAAAGAAACATTGATAGATGATATTGATAAAATTCTCGAATGGCTTTTATATGAAAAAGATAAAAGAAACATAGAGTTTGTTCACGGTATTGGTAAAAGAAAAACTGCAATTCAGAAATGGATAGAGCAACTATTTGAATATAAAGAAAGACAAGAAAAATATAATTTCAGTAAAAACATATTATCAAAAAGAAATAGTTATTCTAAAACTGATACAGATGCAACTTTTATGCGTATGAAAGATGACCATATGAGAAATGGTCAATTGAAACCTGCATATAATGCACAAATCGCAGTTGAAAGTGAATACGTAACCGGGGTCGGAATATTTGATGATAGAAATGATATAGCAACATTAATACCTATGCTTAATAATATGCAAGAAAAAATTGGGTATAAATATCTTAATGTAATTGCAGATTCTGGTTACGAAAGTGAGGAGAACTATTTATTTTTAGAATCTAACAATCAAACTCCGTATATAAAACCACAAACTTATGAAAAGTGGAAAAAAAGAAGTTTTAAAAATGATATTAGTAAACGTGAAAACATGAAATATGATGCAGAATCAGATTTATATATTTGCCATAATGGTAGAAAGTTGATTCCGACCTCTATTATTAATAGAAAATCCGCCAGTGGATACAAATCAGAGGCTACTATCTATGAGTGTGAAAGTTGTGATAACTGTGCTCATAAATCGAAGTGCACGAAAGCAAAAGGAAATAGAAAGATGCAAGTTTCAAAAACTTTTGTGGAAAAGCGTGAAATATCTTATAGAAATATCACAACTGAATTTGGAACTAAATTAAGAATGAACAGATCTATTCAGGTCGAAGGAGCATTTGGAGTTCTAAAAAGTGATTATGAATTCAATAGATTTTTAACACGTGGAAAAAATAGTGTTAAAACTGAATTTATTTTGCTTTGTTTTGGCTACAACATTAACAAATTGCATTTAAAAATACAAAATGAAAGAACCCAAAATCATCTTCATGAATTAAAATCTACTGCCTAATTATGGAATGAAATAAGTAGGCTTATTTGAGTGCGCTTGAAATTCAGAAATCTCCCCAAAATTGATTTGATATTTCAATTTTGGGGAGATTTCTTTCTTTGAATCGAAAAGGAGCATCGCTCCTGATCGAAAATCAATCATTTTGCGACACTCCCTTTTTGCATATGTTTAATTGATTTTTTGAATTACTCATAGAGACTCATTAAGAGCATGAATTTAGCATTGTGAATTGTGCATTGGTAAGATATAATCATAATTAATATAAAAATTTAAAGTGGGTGTTGAAGTGGAAAAATATATATTGAAAATAAAAAAAATTAATGATAAGGCTGTAATACCTAATTATGCTCATGAAGGAGATGCAGGCTTAGACTTATATGCAGTGCAAGAACTGATTTTAAATCCAGGAGAAAGAGGACTAGTACATACTGGAATACAAATAGAGTTACCTAAAAATACAGAAGCTCAAATAAGACCAAGAAGTGGTTTAGCCTTAAAAAGTGGAATAACTACCTTAAACTCACCAGGAACGATAGATGAAGGGTATAGAGGAGAAATTGGAGTTATTTTAATCAACCACAGTAATGAAATTTTTAAAATAGAACACGGAATGAAAATTGCTCAAATGGTAATAAAGCCTGTATTTAAAGTTGAGATAATAGAAACATCAGAATTGTCAGAGAGTGAAAGAAACGAGAAGGGATTTGGATCTTCAGGAACAAGATAATTTAAATGCCTTATAAAATACATAAAGCATTTTATAAGGCATTTAATAAGTCATATGAAAGAAAATAACAAGTCAATCATGTGATGTGTATTTTGCGTCAGGCAGGCAATAAGGTATGTTGGCCTCATAATGGGCTTATTAGGTAAACATACTGACGAAGCATGAGACAAAATAGACTAGCATGCTGACTTATTATTTTCTGGAATATGCCTAAGACCTTTATTATATATCTAACGTAATTTAAGAGAAACATTGAATCTACATGGATTATAGTATCCATCCATGACTTTCCAACCGTCAAAATCTTTTTTATCATAAAGTAAATGAGTATCTCTATGTGAACTTAGAGGTAAATCTCCAATAAATATTGCTTCTTTAGCAACTCTTTTTAATTCAGAAATTGCTTGCTTGGCATACTCTTGATTTGGAAAATAATGAAATGCTCCAAAGCAAATTACTTTATCGAAGGTTTTATCCTTAAAAATTAAATTATTTGCTTCACCATGTAAAACTGAATTGTTAAGCAGTTCTATGTGTCTTTTTACAAGGGAAGAAGAATAATCTACCCCAACATATTCACCACATTTTATATATTGAGCTAATCCGCCAGCACCACAAGCTACTTCTAATACTTTATCAGTTTCTTTAATATCTAATTCTTTAACAATTTGTCTTGCTATCTCTTTTACATCAGCAGAAGTATCTTCATAACCATCCAATTCTTCCAAGGACTTGGTATTACCATTTCCTTTTCTCTCCCAAACTTCTTTCCAATAAGACATGTTTTCCATAAATCTATCCTCCTAAATTTAATTCTACAATATAGTTCAATTAATGAACAATATTATATTAACATTGTTCAATGTTCACAACAATAAGTTCATAAAATAAATTAGTAGAAATCGTTAATTAATCAATATATTATGAATGATGTTACCTTTTAATGTTGATATCTAGGAAGATTAGATTATGCTAAATGATTACATTATTAGAAAAACAATATTTTGTAGAAATTAGTAGAAAAAAAGCTTGAATCTGTTAAGTGTTTAAGATAAAGTATAAATATGAAGAAAATTGGGAGGATTTAGCATTGATTATTATAGATGGAATAAATTCAGTATTACAATCACTAGCATTTGCATATGTATTAATTTATTGTGTGGATAAAAACCCAAGAATAGATAAAATGAAGTTGCTTTTTATGACATTGATTTTTACGCTTATAGGAACATTATTTACAGGAGCATTTGGAAATAGCCCGGGAATGATAGTGTTTTCAACTCACATACTAGCATTAGGGGTAGTATGTTTTGTATATAAGAAAAATATAAATAATGCATTAATAGCACATACGATAATATATTGTATTATTGGAATTTATTCTATTATATTTGGAAATATAATTTTTGAGTATGTAAAAGGACTTTTACCAATTGAATATGTAGATTATGAGGCGAGTTTTATAATATATATTCCAGAATATATATTAATGTTTTTGTGTTTGCAATATATAAAAAAAATAGAACAAGTATATAAATTCATAGTAAATGAAGGTTTATTAATTTACTTATTGATAATTAGTTTTGCTATGGATTTTACAGTAACTTTTTATTTATTGACTATGGGATATAAAACTCAATTAATAAAAAATATTATATACTTAATGTTTTTAATATTTTTTCTAGGCATTTTGGTATATTTTTGGAAGGCTCATCAGAAATCAGAGCAAATATATAAATTAAATGAAGTTCTAGAAATTAAAAATAATGAGCTTAGCAAAATCAAACATGATTATGGTGCACAAATTTCATATTTATATGGTCTTTGCCTTATGGAAAGAGTTGATGATTTGAAAATATCTTTAAAAAATATTATAAATAATAATGAATCTACACCAACAGCTGTAGAAGTTAATAAAAATAAAAATTCATTGTTATCACTTGCTTTAAAGCCTGCTATAGATAAAGGAATACATGTAATAATAGAAGAAAAATGTGATTTCAGTTTAATAACTATGAATGAAATGGAATTTTATAGAGTCATATCTAATATAGTAAATAATGCAATTAAAGCAATGGATGGTCAAGGAATAATAATTGCAAAAAGCTATGAATATTTAGGCAATGCAGTAATAAAAATACAGAATAATGGACCTAAAATAGAAGAGTATTATTTGACAGATATTTTTAAAATAGGATTTACAACTAAAGATAATGATGATAAAAGCCATGGATATGGGTTAAGTATTGTAAAAGATTTAGTAGAAAGTAATAATGGGAAAATTCGTGTTAAAAGCACGGATACTGCAACTGAATTTAAAATAGTTTTACCAATTGAATAATATAATTGTAAAATAAGAAGATATCCTTATAATAACAAATTAAAAGGATATCTTTTCATTTTATAATTAATTAAATTTTAAATATAGTCCATTAATATAAAACGTATACAGAGAACATAAAAACACAACAAATATGTTGAAAATTAACAAATAAGGAGGTATACTATATATAAACTAGAAAAATATATAAAAGAGAGATAAAAATGGTAAAAAGTGTTTCGAAGAAAATTATAAAAAGTATAGCAACTAATGAAAATTATAGTAAAGATGAACTCGAACAAATGGAATATGCTTTAGTGACTATTTTATTTGAATCGATAAAAATTGTTTCAGCAATAATTATTTTTTCTTTATTCGGATATTTTAAAGAAATGATAATTATTCAAGTAGTAATGTGTTCAGTTAAGCCTTTTATTGGAGGGTATCACGAAGAGACTCAAATTAAATGTTTTTTAACTACAATGCTATCTATAACTGGAATATTGATTTTAAGTTTGCAATGTAATCTTAGTTTTCTAAGTAATTGTATCTTAATTTTTCTAAGCATATTTTGCATATGGAATCAAGCTCCAGTAATAAATTTAAAAATGCCAATTACGCGC is a window encoding:
- a CDS encoding SpaA isopeptide-forming pilin-related protein; its protein translation is MDANISKADNKYIDNVKAPISEEDNKAQNGEIIVTSVLECSENEYLQGVKINLYKINGLSPVLVTSKITDQDGKAIFSEVEEGCYRIIEVIDKRHFEKPKYINWNEIIIDSVNRNQRLMIVNKIKRFVSQNKHKNCI
- a CDS encoding IS1182 family transposase — protein: MLPLNLENLIPEDDSVRLLSHILEGLNYTKLYQAYSSVGRKPAVEPKIMFKIVSYAYSQNVYSSRKIEKACKRDINFKWLLQGYKAPDHATISRFRKEYLSNEVIEDLFYQQVKYLAGQNEILFENVFIDGTKIEANANRYTFVWKKSIYKNETKMFDKILTLAENINLEESRDFIAKKETLIDDIDKILEWLLYEKDKRNIEFVHGIGKRKTAIQKWIEQLFEYKERQEKYNFSKNILSKRNSYSKTDTDATFMRMKDDHMRNGQLKPAYNAQIAVESEYVTGVGIFDDRNDIATLIPMLNNMQEKIGYKYLNVIADSGYESEENYLFLESNNQTPYIKPQTYEKWKKRSFKNDISKRENMKYDAESDLYICHNGRKLIPTSIINRKSASGYKSEATIYECESCDNCAHKSKCTKAKGNRKMQVSKTFVEKREISYRNITTEFGTKLRMNRSIQVEGAFGVLKSDYEFNRFLTRGKNSVKTEFILLCFGYNINKLHLKIQNERTQNHLHELKSTA
- the dut gene encoding dUTP diphosphatase translates to MEKYILKIKKINDKAVIPNYAHEGDAGLDLYAVQELILNPGERGLVHTGIQIELPKNTEAQIRPRSGLALKSGITTLNSPGTIDEGYRGEIGVILINHSNEIFKIEHGMKIAQMVIKPVFKVEIIETSELSESERNEKGFGSSGTR
- a CDS encoding class I SAM-dependent methyltransferase: MENMSYWKEVWERKGNGNTKSLEELDGYEDTSADVKEIARQIVKELDIKETDKVLEVACGAGGLAQYIKCGEYVGVDYSSSLVKRHIELLNNSVLHGEANNLIFKDKTFDKVICFGAFHYFPNQEYAKQAISELKRVAKEAIFIGDLPLSSHRDTHLLYDKKDFDGWKVMDGYYNPCRFNVSLKLR
- a CDS encoding sensor histidine kinase, which produces MIIIDGINSVLQSLAFAYVLIYCVDKNPRIDKMKLLFMTLIFTLIGTLFTGAFGNSPGMIVFSTHILALGVVCFVYKKNINNALIAHTIIYCIIGIYSIIFGNIIFEYVKGLLPIEYVDYEASFIIYIPEYILMFLCLQYIKKIEQVYKFIVNEGLLIYLLIISFAMDFTVTFYLLTMGYKTQLIKNIIYLMFLIFFLGILVYFWKAHQKSEQIYKLNEVLEIKNNELSKIKHDYGAQISYLYGLCLMERVDDLKISLKNIINNNESTPTAVEVNKNKNSLLSLALKPAIDKGIHVIIEEKCDFSLITMNEMEFYRVISNIVNNAIKAMDGQGIIIAKSYEYLGNAVIKIQNNGPKIEEYYLTDIFKIGFTTKDNDDKSHGYGLSIVKDLVESNNGKIRVKSTDTATEFKIVLPIE
- a CDS encoding accessory gene regulator ArgB-like protein; protein product: MVKSVSKKIIKSIATNENYSKDELEQMEYALVTILFESIKIVSAIIIFSLFGYFKEMIIIQVVMCSVKPFIGGYHEETQIKCFLTTMLSITGILILSLQCNLSFLSNCILIFLSIFCIWNQAPVINLKMPITRPEIINKNRSTGLRNVTILGLICIVAYNYTSYYSIITWTILFLAIEMFNKREV